The sequence below is a genomic window from Candidatus Binataceae bacterium.
CGGCCGGGATCGCGTCGAGCTGCGCGCGTTCCGCTTGCGCCAGGCCTTGCGCAACAATCGATGAGAACAGGCGCTGCGGGATCTCCGGCGGGAGGCTGTACGCCGGACGAATCGCAGGCGGCGGCGAGGACTTGAGTCGATAGACTTCCGGATGAAGGATTTCGAGCGCCCCGCGCGATGCCGTCGTGACCCGTCCGCAAATCAGCACTGTTTCACCGAGCGGCATCCGGCCGTCACCGTGGAGATTGAACCAGGCAACGGCCAGCGTTGCGCCTTCGGCGTCCTTGAGCGTCGCCGTCGTCAAGCGCCGCCAGCGCATCCCGCGCATCGGCCGGGTTTGCAGCTTATCGAGCGTGCCTTCGACAATTGCAGTTACGCCCGCACGCAGATCCGCGATGCGATCGCGCCTGCGCAGATCGTCGTAGCGGCGCGGCAGATGATACAGGGCGTCGAGGAATGTACTGAGACCGCGCGCTTGCAGAATGGCGAGGCGCTTGGGGCCGACGCCGGCAACTTCGACCAGACTTGCCGCGAGCGCCGCGGACGGCTCGATGCCCGGTGCAGATTTCCCGCGTTCCGGATGGGCCGACTCGCTCAATTCGCGTGATAGTCCTGGAGCGCGCAAACTTCGAGCCCGCGCAGCTTAAGCGCAGTCATCGCCTCGACCGCCGCCTGCGCCCCGGCCATCGTGGTGAAAAACGCGAGCCGCAGCTCCAACGCGGTGCGCCGGATCGAGAAAGAGTCGGCGGTGCCCTGCTCGTCAGGCGTGTTGATCACTGCCGCGACCCGATTCGCGCGCATCAGATCGACGATGTGCGGACTGCCCTCGGCGACCTTGTTGATCATGTCGCAATGCAGCCCGAGCCGTTCGATATAGCGCGCGGTGCCACCGGTCGCGATGAGACCGAGTCCCAGCGCCGTCAGGCCACGTACAATTGGCTCCAGGAGCGGCTTATCGGCGTCGCGCACACTGATGAAGACGCTGCCCGCCGTCGGCAGTACGGTACCCGCCGCAAGCTGCGCCTTCGCAAAAGCCGCGGCAAACGATGTGTCGATACCCATGACTTCGCCGGTCGACTTCATCTCGGGGCCCAGCAGCGTATCGACGCCTGCGAAGCGCGCGAAGGGAAACACCGATTCCTTTACGGCAACATGCGCCGGAACTTGTTCACGCTCGAAGCCAAAATCGGCGAGTTTCGCGCCCGCCATCACGCGCGCCGCTAGCTTGGCCAGCGGCACGCCGATCGCCTTGCTGACGAACGGAATAGTGCGCGAGGCCCGCGGATTCACTTCGAGAATGTGAATCACATCATGAAAAATCGCGTACTGTACGTTGAGCAGGCCGATCACCCCTAACTCTTGTGCGAGCATCCGGGTCTGCCGCATCAACTCATCCTGGATCGCCGGGCTCAGCGAGCGTGGCGGGAGCACGCACGCGCTGTCGCCCGAGTGGATGCCCGCGTGTTCGACGTGCTCCATGATGCCGCCGATCACCACGCGCTCACCGTCGGCGATCGCATCGACGTCGACCTCGATCGCGCCGTCGAGGTAGCGATCGACCAGCAATGGCCGGGCTTCCGAAGCCTGAAACGCCTGATCGAGGTAGCGGCGCAGGCCGGCCTCGTCAGCGACAATCTCCATCGCGCGCCCGCCGAGCACGTATGAAGGCCGGATCAGCACCGGATAACCGATCGCGGCGGCGCCGGCGATCGCCTGGTCGGCGCTGCGCGCGAGCACGCCCTTGGGTTGGCGGAGTCCAAGCCGTTCGACCATTTGATTGAAGCGTTCGCGGTCCTCCGCACGATCAATCGCGTCCGGCGGCGTGCCGAGAATCGGCACACCCGCGTGCGCCAACGGCATCGCGAGCTTCAGCGGAGTCTGGCCGCCGAACTGAACGATAACGCCCAGCGGCCGCTCGCGCTCGACAATCGCCATCACGTCCTCGAAGGTTAACGGCTCGAAATAGAGCCGATCCGAAATGTCGTAATCGGTCGAGACGGTCTCGGGATTGCAGTTGACCATGATGGTCTCGAAGCCATCTTCTTTAAGCGCAAGGCTCGCGTGCACGCAGCAATAGTCGAACTCAATGCCCTGGCCGATCCGGTTGGGTCCGCCGCCGAGAATCATAACCTTGCGCCGATTATCGGGCGGCGCTTCGTCTTCCGATTCGTAGGTCGAGTACAAATATGGCGTAAAGGCCTCGAACTCCGCGCCGCAGGTATCGACGGATTTATAAACCGGGATGACGCCGAACTCGCGACGCAGCAGCGCAATCGCAGCTTCGCTCGAATTTTTGAGTTCGGCGATGCGCCGGTCGGCAAAGCCCATCGCCTTCATCTCGCGCAGCAGCTCGGGGTCGAGCGCGTTTGCGGCGATCCGCGACTCCGCGCTGACGATTTCCGCGATCGCGTCAATAAACCACGGATCGATCCGGGTCAGGTGGTAAACCTCGGCGGCCGTTATGCCAAGTCGGAGCGCGTCTGCCAGATAGTACAAACGCGCGCTGTTAGGCACGCGCAGATGATCGCGCACCGTGGCCAGCGCCACTGCCGGCGCGAGTCCGAGTACGCGGCTTTCCAGCCCCCACGAATCGATCTCGAGCGAGCGCAGAGCCTTCTGCAGGGATTCCTTGAAGGTCCGCCCGATCGCCATCACCTCGCCCACCGACTTCATTTGCGGCCCGAGCTCGTCCACTGCGCCGCGGAACTTTTCGAAGGTGAAGCGCGGAATTTTCGTCACCACGTAGTCGATCGTGGGCTCGAAGCAGGCCGGCGTTTTCTGCGTAATGTCGTTCGCAATCTCGTCCAGGCGGTAGCCGACCGCGAGCCGCGCCGCGATCTTCGCGATCGGAAAGCCGGTCGCCTTGGAGGCCAGCGCGGAACTGCGCGAGACGCGCGGGTTCATCTCGATCACCGCCATCCGCCCGTCAGTTGGATTAATCGCAAACTGGATATTCGACCCGCCGGTGTCGACGCCGATCTCGCGGATGATGCGCAGCGCGGCGTCCCGCATGATCTGATATTCCTTGTCAGTCAGCGTCTGCGCGGGGGCGACCGTGATCGAATCGCCAGTATGCACGCCCATCGGATCGAAATTCTCGATCGAGCAGACGATCACGACGTTGTCGGCCGCATCGCGCATCACCTCGAGTTCGAATTCTTTCCAACCCTCGATCGACTGCTCGAGCAGAATTTCATTAATCGGCGAGAGCGCGAGGCCCCAGCGCGCCTTGACGCGCAGGTCCTCGGCGTCCCGCGCGATCGATCCACCGGTGCCGCCCAGCGTGCGCGAGGGCCGGATGATCAACGGCAGACCGAGCCGCGTCGCCGTTTGTTCGGCCTCAGCAAGCGAATGAACGACCTCGGAGGCGGGAACGGCCAGCCCAATTTTGATCATCGCCTGCTTGAAGAGATCGCGATCCTCGGCCTTCTTGATGGCGGCCAGATTGGCGCCGATCAATTCGATCCCCAGACGATCCAGCACGCCGCTCTCGGCCAGCTCGATCGCGAGGTTGAGCGCAGTTTGACCGCCGACCGTCGGCAGGACCGCGTCGGGACGCTCGCGCTCGAGAATCTTCGCGATGATCTCCGCGGTCATCGGCTCGATATAAGTGCGATCCGCGAGTCCCGGATCGGTCATGATCGTCGCCGGGTTCGAGTTGATCAGGATCAGCCGCAGTCCTTCTTCGCGCAGCGCTTTCAGCGCCTGCGTGCCCGAGTAATCGAACTCGCAGGCCTGCCCGATCACGATCGGGCCGGAGCCGATCAGCAGGACAGACTTGAGATCCTTGCGCAGCGGCATGTCAGCCCGATACCGCCTCTGCGGCTGCGACGTGATCGAGCGCTTCGGCGCCGAAGCGCGGAAACGCCTCCACCAGGCGCCGGAAGCGCGCAAACAGGTGCGCCGAGTCGTGCGGCCCCGGCGAGGCTTCGGGATGATACTGCACGGAGAAAAATGGCGCCCCGATACCGCGCAAGCCCTCAACCGTGCGATCATTGAGATTGAGATGCGAAAGCTCGGCGCGGCCGGCGACCGACTCGGCGTCGACGACGAAGCCGTGATTTTGTGACGTGATCTCGACGCGCCGCCTCCGCAAATCCATCACCGGATGATTGGCGCCGTGATGGCCGAAGCCGAGCTTGTAGGTTTTGCCGCCGAGCGCCAGCCCGAGCAGCTGATGGCCCAGGCAGATGCCAAAGATCGGCCGTTTACCAAGTACTCCTCGAATCGCCTCACAGGCATAGGGCACCGCCGCCGGATCGGCTGGCCCGTTCGACAGAAAAATTCCGTCAGGATTCGGCGCAAGAATCTCCTCCGCCGTTGCGGAAGCCGGCAGCACTTTCACACGAAAGCCGCTCGCGACCAGCCGCCGCAGGATGTTCCGCTTGATTCCGTAATCGAGGGCGACGACCAGCGGTGCGTCATCCTGCGCCGTTTGCGCAGACGCAGGATAGCCACGTCCCAGCTCCCAATCCCCAATCTCCCAGGAATAGGATTCGCTGCAAGTAACTTCCTTGACAAGGTCGCGGCCGATCAGGCCCGGCGACGCCTTCGCCCGTGCTACGAGCTCATCCGCATCAAGATTGACGCTTGAGATGACCGCTTCCTGCGCCCCCGCGACGCGAATGTGGCGCACCAGTGCGCGCGTGTCGATCCCGTAGATCCCGACGACTCCCGCTCGTTCGAGATGTTCACCCAGCGCGCTCTCGGAACGCCAGTTCGACGGTCGATCGATATACTCTCGCACCACGAAGCCCTCGACGAAAACCCGTCGCGATTCGTCGTCTTCAGCGTTGATTCCGACATTGCCGATCTCAGGGTACGTCATGCAGACGATCTGGCCCTTGTAAGACGGATCGGTCAGTACTTCCTGGTAACCGGTCATCGCGGTGTTGAAGACCACCTCGCCGACGGTCTCGCCGATCGCGCCAAAGGCGCGGCCGCGAAACACCCGGCCATCCGCAAGCGCCAAAATCGCCTCGCGCGCGCTCATCAGTGCAGCCTTCCCACGCGGGCGTCATAGACGATTTTGCCTTCGACGATGGACAGCATCGCCCTTCCCTTGAGCTCCCTTCCAGCAAACGGGGTGTTCCGACTGAGCGAGAGAAATTTACTCGGATCGACGATCCACGGGTAATTCGGATCGATTACAGTAACGTCACTGCGAGCGCCAGCCGTCAGCCTGCCCGCGCCCTCGAGGCGAAGCAAGCGCGCGGGATTCAGCGACATCATCTCGACCATCCGCTGCGGCGTGATTAAGCCTTCGTGGACCATCGCGAGCGCAAGCCCGAGCGCGGTTTCGAGACCGACCACGCCATTTGCAGCAGCCGCCAGGGCTTGCGCTTCATCGGACGACAACCGCCCCCCCCGACGGCTTGCACCAAAGAGCGGCCCCAAAAGATTCAACCCCTTCGACATAGAATCGTGTGGCGCGTGATCAGTTGCGATCATGTCGATCGTGCCGTCCGCGATCGCCGCGCGTATCGCGTCACGATCGCGCCGGCTTCTGAGCGGGGGCGACATGCGCGCGTTTGCGCCGCACTCCAGCACCGCGTCGTCCTCTAGCATGAAATGATGCGGCGTGGCCTCGCAGGTCACGGCGAGGCCGCGTTGTCGCGCCTCGCGCACCGCCCGTACAGCCTCCGCGGTCGAAATGTGCGCGACATGAACCGGCGCTCTTGCACCCAGCGCGATCTCCAGATCTCGCTCCACGCGCGCACTCTCGGCGCCAGACGGGATACCGCGGACACCGAGCCGACGGGCCGTCGCGCCCTCGTTCATGGCGCCATTCGCGGTCAGCGCGCGGTCTTCCTCGTGCAATGAGATCACAAAGCCCGATGCGGTGACGCTGCGCAGCGCGGTCGCCAGCAGCGCGGCATCGTCG
It includes:
- the carB gene encoding carbamoyl-phosphate synthase large subunit, which translates into the protein MPLRKDLKSVLLIGSGPIVIGQACEFDYSGTQALKALREEGLRLILINSNPATIMTDPGLADRTYIEPMTAEIIAKILERERPDAVLPTVGGQTALNLAIELAESGVLDRLGIELIGANLAAIKKAEDRDLFKQAMIKIGLAVPASEVVHSLAEAEQTATRLGLPLIIRPSRTLGGTGGSIARDAEDLRVKARWGLALSPINEILLEQSIEGWKEFELEVMRDAADNVVIVCSIENFDPMGVHTGDSITVAPAQTLTDKEYQIMRDAALRIIREIGVDTGGSNIQFAINPTDGRMAVIEMNPRVSRSSALASKATGFPIAKIAARLAVGYRLDEIANDITQKTPACFEPTIDYVVTKIPRFTFEKFRGAVDELGPQMKSVGEVMAIGRTFKESLQKALRSLEIDSWGLESRVLGLAPAVALATVRDHLRVPNSARLYYLADALRLGITAAEVYHLTRIDPWFIDAIAEIVSAESRIAANALDPELLREMKAMGFADRRIAELKNSSEAAIALLRREFGVIPVYKSVDTCGAEFEAFTPYLYSTYESEDEAPPDNRRKVMILGGGPNRIGQGIEFDYCCVHASLALKEDGFETIMVNCNPETVSTDYDISDRLYFEPLTFEDVMAIVERERPLGVIVQFGGQTPLKLAMPLAHAGVPILGTPPDAIDRAEDRERFNQMVERLGLRQPKGVLARSADQAIAGAAAIGYPVLIRPSYVLGGRAMEIVADEAGLRRYLDQAFQASEARPLLVDRYLDGAIEVDVDAIADGERVVIGGIMEHVEHAGIHSGDSACVLPPRSLSPAIQDELMRQTRMLAQELGVIGLLNVQYAIFHDVIHILEVNPRASRTIPFVSKAIGVPLAKLAARVMAGAKLADFGFEREQVPAHVAVKESVFPFARFAGVDTLLGPEMKSTGEVMGIDTSFAAAFAKAQLAAGTVLPTAGSVFISVRDADKPLLEPIVRGLTALGLGLIATGGTARYIERLGLHCDMINKVAEGSPHIVDLMRANRVAAVINTPDEQGTADSFSIRRTALELRLAFFTTMAGAQAAVEAMTALKLRGLEVCALQDYHAN
- the carA gene encoding glutamine-hydrolyzing carbamoyl-phosphate synthase small subunit, translated to MSAREAILALADGRVFRGRAFGAIGETVGEVVFNTAMTGYQEVLTDPSYKGQIVCMTYPEIGNVGINAEDDESRRVFVEGFVVREYIDRPSNWRSESALGEHLERAGVVGIYGIDTRALVRHIRVAGAQEAVISSVNLDADELVARAKASPGLIGRDLVKEVTCSESYSWEIGDWELGRGYPASAQTAQDDAPLVVALDYGIKRNILRRLVASGFRVKVLPASATAEEILAPNPDGIFLSNGPADPAAVPYACEAIRGVLGKRPIFGICLGHQLLGLALGGKTYKLGFGHHGANHPVMDLRRRRVEITSQNHGFVVDAESVAGRAELSHLNLNDRTVEGLRGIGAPFFSVQYHPEASPGPHDSAHLFARFRRLVEAFPRFGAEALDHVAAAEAVSG
- a CDS encoding dihydroorotase, whose translation is MSGIFLKGGRVIDPAGGFDGVADLLLLDGRIASAEVIARWPGQEPVTTIECAGCWVVPGLIDPHVHLRDPGNPEKETIFSGLRAAAAGGFTTVAAMANTAPVNDTPEITHYMIERAAQAGGAHLVPVAAVTKGLAGRELIDVAAMAAAGARLFSDDGIPIDDAALLATALRSVTASGFVISLHEEDRALTANGAMNEGATARRLGVRGIPSGAESARVERDLEIALGARAPVHVAHISTAEAVRAVREARQRGLAVTCEATPHHFMLEDDAVLECGANARMSPPLRSRRDRDAIRAAIADGTIDMIATDHAPHDSMSKGLNLLGPLFGASRRGGRLSSDEAQALAAAANGVVGLETALGLALAMVHEGLITPQRMVEMMSLNPARLLRLEGAGRLTAGARSDVTVIDPNYPWIVDPSKFLSLSRNTPFAGRELKGRAMLSIVEGKIVYDARVGRLH